DNA sequence from the Salvia splendens isolate huo1 chromosome 19, SspV2, whole genome shotgun sequence genome:
TCCAACGGCATCACCTGCGCCGCTGCTTTGCTTAGCTTAACAAATGGAACATCAGGCACTTCccctctaagagcatccacaatggcagcgaggggaccggctagccgatccctgGCGCTTGCCGGTCCGCTAGCCGAACCATTACAGTAGGcaagcgccaaatcggcgagaaaaacggcgagcgcacgccgattcccgagcgctggccgatgcgctcgccgatcggatggctgccattgcaggctcccgatagGCGAGCGATCAGCCAGcggatatttttattattatttaattttcaaaacactatatatactcgatttgcacgtcattttcatttgcaccacttattttaacgagtattctctctatcttaatttctgtacaagagcaacaacacgaaatggagcacaacacgagcctactccagggacgagcgggtctcaaactcccacggtacccatgggaggtggatggggtccgatggccagGTACTAttacatgtacccttggcagcagatgatgcccgggatggcatctgggggtggtatgccgggatggcagagGATAATGGGGGGCCGGCGATgcagggcgggcagggggtaccggggatgcaaccccggatgcagatgatgccgagGTACCCGGGGATGCAAGGGATGCCGGGGGGGACAACGTACATCGCCCCAATTTTGATTTtgtgactgcttcttcgcacacatcgaccccatcggagacgcagttcactgggtgcgatactttctccttagaggagttggtgatagatctcggggatgcggacaccCCCGTTCAAACatggggagtagggcggggtcggggcgcgccaaagaagaagaaggggaagggcaagagggtggtcggTGAGTCATCacagccggctgatgacgaaagcccggcacggaggaagtggacggacgcggagaacgtcgcactgtccaaggcgtgggtgagtgtttgcgatgatcccctcgcctcgaacaataagaagatcgtcaacttgtgggttAAAATAGCAGTAGTCTACAAGATATTTTTCCCGTAGGGGAGGCCAAGCAGAGGGGatgagtgccggaaggggtgggaccgaatcagggctggggtctcccgattttcgggcttgtacaccactcgcccggttggtcaaaggcgggcgcagcgGGCTCGCCAGGCCTCCCaagaggtccagtcggcatcccccatGTTGGCGGGTCGACAGCCGAGCTCctcttcttcgcgcgtcaataAACGCGagctcagatgtacaagatcttagctgaatggaaggcggcaactgaccccgaggagaagagttttcttcacgtaATACTCATGAGTATGCGGGCCGATTTGAATCCCGCTGCGGCACAGGTGtggggctcagatgccgcagatttgggggtcccggatagcggcgacaacggtggcggcgacggcgacgacggcgaggagtgcggcggaggcggggggctcgtgtgtggcgGATGAGTTTTTTtagattaatgtaatttttttaattactgtacttttttgtaattaatgtaatttttttaatttcaatattattattgagtttttccgtatatgtgtcgtaaatttaattccatattttgtgttattgttaattatttatttttataattttatttattgtggctaggctatgactgacctattgcttgtccagatGCTTGtcctgctgatgtggcagaaagagtttttagtgctgctaatgtggcagaaggagtttgtggttAGGTTATGGTTGAGCTAtttctattggagatgctctaatcaaTCAATAGAAAAAAAACCACATTGTCTATGTTCTCTGGACTCCTCTTCATCTCCGCTTCCTACATCCTCATATAAATATCCTTTACATCCTTTAAGAACTTAAACGCCGGCGGGGATCGCGATTTGTTCTCTGCCATTGCCTTGCCGCTCGACAAATTGGAAGCCCTAACAACTGGCAGCCGACGACAACCAGTACAGTTGTTCACCTTCACCTCCGTCATCGCCTCGCCACTCCACAAAAACCACCGGCGATGGTAGTCGGTTGTTGATTCTCGATTTCCGATCGACCGCGGCGAGGATCAAAATCTATTCACCTCCGCCTCCGTCATCGCTTCACCGCTCCACAAATTGGAAGCCCTAACCGCCAATGACGACAACCAGCTAGTTGCTAATTCTCGATTTCCCATCATTTGATTCCAAATCCTCCATATTTTCTTCTTTGATTGAGAGAACcctagttttatttttaattattattttaaaaaaatggtaaaattattatttcaaaaattgcATATACTGGTCAAAATTTGCTAATTCAATCCAAATGGACCTTAATTGTCGTTGACCGTCAAATTTGAATGGAGCCgtaaaaaaaaaaccttttcCAGACAGTTTTTGTTTGTTcgaattcaaaaataaaaaaatactcctcgtccatgaaaaatagtctcattttatcattttgggatgtccacaaaaaatagccTCATTTATAAAATTGGATGTTTTCCTTTAACTTTACCCACTTTTCCTTCCATCTCCCTTACTTTACTACATTTTCTCcatatttctcttactttaccgactttttttcttctctcttactttatcaatttctcattaaaactcatgccgtccacaaatgagactattatttatggacggagggagtaaacaTTTTGAACCCAAAATCGCAGAAGGACTGCATGTTTAggactaaaaataaaacttataTTACTTTATGTATACTTTAAATATTTTGTACCAATACAAAACttagataaaatattttatatgaatGGTATAATTAGCATAGATAAATATTCATACGAATATGAATATTTTATctagagtaaaggtcaattttggtcataaacatatggccaaaatacgaatttggtccaaaacattcactatTTAAAAAAcaagtccataacaaatgaactTTGTGTCGATTAGGTCCATTTTTTATGGTTCCGTCAATTTTTGACGACCAACCATCGATTAGCGAAATGTTGACCCGATTAGGCTTAATCTCAAATTATTAGTCATCTAATTGTAAAATGTTCAGGACCTATTTGAACTTGATTATGAATATCATGGACTACTTTGACGTTTATTAAGTTGTATGTTTTCTGATTCAGATTCACAATAAAAAATTCATCCAGAATTGCTAATCGAAATTCAAAAATCCCCATTGCACAATGGTATGTAGAGGATTCAAAATCCATCCATCCATATTCGAAATCAAATTCCGATTCAAAATTCATCATTCAAAATTAGGGCTTTGAATTTAAATCCATCAAATTTCTTGAATACACAAACAATTGTTACAACAACAACAAACCATGCACAATACAACACAACATTCACCAATTTCTCAATTTTATCCTTTATTTCAGATAAATTCAATGCTAAACCCTAAATCGGAACCACCCACCTACGTTGACGAAGAACTGACTTCATGAATTGGCTCGCACCACTTGAAGAAACAACGTTCCTTGCTCTCATATACAAAGTAAAGCTTCCCCCTTACCGGTATTGCTTGGTTGGTGACAATCCGAAGCGACGCTACCTTCTTGCAATTGCATAAAACGTAGCTAATTCGAAGGTCTTGTGCGCCGCCGCCATCGCCGGAACCCCTGCTGCACCTCGAGTAGGCCATATCCAATGGGCGGTCGGATGGTGTATGGTGGTGTTGTAGAGAAAGATGAAAGTAGGGGGGttcttgaagaagaaagagaagaaagaaagggggaaatgaaaatttaaaagtgAATCGcatatattttccattttaatatCAAAAActtgtttttaattttgtatttttaattttgcatttataattttgcattttcaaattttgcattaatttttaattttgcaatttcaattttttcaaaaaaaatgtatatatatggTACAGTAATCAAAATTGCCTAATCGGGTCAACATTTCGCTAATCGACGGTTGATCGTAAAAAATTGACGAAACCATAAAAATGGATCTAATCGACacgaatttcatttgttatggacctaaTCGATacgaatttcatttgttatggatcCGTTTTTCAAAAACCATATATTTTAGaccaaattaatattttgggATTGGACCAAAATTAACATTCTCTTTTATTAACCAATATTAGGGTGACGACAGTCACAACACTCATATTTTCAAGCGTGGAAATTATTTCAGAAACAAGATCTGTACACTAGGTAGCAATGATTGTACATAGACGATCCTCACTTCAAATTTCCACGCCTTCTTCTCTCTCCGTCTCTGCACACCTTCTTCCACTTATTACACAaagacaaaaaatacacacaaatcTCCAATTTAAACACTAATCTATTGTCtctcccctctttctctctctggaTCTTCACCTCGTCTCTGCCGATTTCCCCCAATTTCTCGAACCCTAAACCCAAATCTGCTCCCAATTTACAACCCCGGCCCCAAATTTCATCAAATCGATCCAATTCTCTTCAATCCTAAGCGTTTTCAAAGCTGGAGCAGCTAAAGACAATCGGCCGGGAGCTCGCGATGGGCTCCCAAGGCGGATTCGGCCAGTCCAAGGAGTTCCTCGACCTCATCAAATCAATCGGCGAGTCTCGATCCAAGGCTGAGGAAGACCGCATTGTATTGCGCGAAGTGGAGACTCTCAAAGTTAGGTTGAACGACCCCAACACCCCTAAATACAAGCTCAAGGAGTACATAATCCGCCTCCTCTATGTCGAGATGCTCGGCCACGACGCCTCCTTCGGGTACATCCACGCTGTGAAGATGACGCACGACGAGAATTTGCTGCTCAAGAGAACTGGATACCTTGCGGTGACGCTGTTTCTGAATGAGGATCATGATTTGATCATTTTGATCGTGAACACGATACAGAAGGACTTGAAGAGTGATAATTTTTTGGTCGTTTGCGCGGCATTGAATGCGGTGTGTAGGTTGATCAATGAGGAGACGATTCCGGCGGTTCTGCCGCAGGTTGTGGACCTGTTAGGGCACCAGAAGGAGGCGGTGAGGAAGAAGGCTGTCATGGCTCTTCACCGGTTTTCTCAAAAGGCTCCTGGGTCGGTTTCCCATCTTGTTTCCAATTTCCGCAAGGTGCTTATTCTCTATTGTCAATGTATCTACAACTACAAGTGTGTATATGTTAGAGATCTAACAGTATATATTAGTAAATTCGCCActtcatatttaaaaaaatggtgGTATATGCAATTCCATTACTTTAAAAATCGAAGCTAACTGCAAACTATTGCTAGCTTGTAAAAAACctaccataatttttcccttcGCAATATATGCGTCTGTGTAGTTATTGAATGGCTTTGTGATAAATCTAAAAACATGCATGATTAGCATTTAGGACGATAATATAAGTTCTATAATCAGAGTCATCAGTCAAAAGTTCGGACTGAATGCAGTTAaggccatctccaaccatttacgccaaactcaaacccatttttgagtatatgtcacattaaaaagtagttttactccaaccatttacaccataTTTAAAATTTGCACCATTTTGGGTATTTGTCTCACAAAAATTTTGCAGcaacaccaaatatggtgtTAATCCATTGAAAAACCCAAAAATAGGTTTGGGTATGGTGTATGGTTGGAGAAATTGTCTACACAAAAAATGGGTTTTGGTGTATGATTGGAGATGGTCTAAGTTCTTAAAAGTGATAAGAGATCCCTAAGAGTGAGGACAATAGAAATACTATGAATTGTAGTTATATTGTGTTGTATATCAATGATTGAGCGCAGGAaattagtagtatttcttttctCACCAAATAATTTTATTGCAGAAACTTTGCGATAATGATCCTGGGGTCATGGGTGCTGCTCTTTGCCCGCTATTTGATCTTATTAATGCTGATGTTGACAAATATAAGGACCTGGCGGTTAGTTTCGTGAACATTCTTAAGCAAGTAGCTGAGCGCAGACTACCAAAGAGTTATGACTATCATCAGATGCCTGCTCCATTCATTCAGGTGACACTGTTTTTTCCTTCACACCTTATTCATTCTCATGCATCTAGCAAGTTTTTCTGTTTGATCATGTTCTTAGTGGAAGACCTGACTTAGAAGAAGACTAGAAGAGTAATGATTTTTCCCTTCTGGTTATGATTTAagtatattactactatattttttagAGCATCCCCACCCCATGTATGCTCATGATGTCACGTCTTTTCATTTTACTTCTCCCGTATAAGACATATGCATCTTATCTTGAGTACAACCCTTTGGTCCCTACTATGCTACAAATATGTAATTGCTGTATTGTAAATATGCTCTCCAGTGAAGGACAAAGCAACACAAAGCTGTAGAGAATGTTATTTTCTGCATAAATGTAGGGATTGCAAAGAGGAATGCCTAAATTTTGGTTTCTATTTATGCTCTCATTATTcatcctttttttaaaaattttataattaatatattctgTGGTTTCACAGATCAAATTGTTGAAAATTCTGTCCCTACTGGGTACTGGTGACAAGAAGGCCAGTGAACAAATGTACACAATTGTTGGTGACATAATGAGAAAATGCGATTCAACAAGCAATATTGGGAATGCCATTCTTTATGAGAGCATTTGTTGTGTTTCATCATTATACCCCAACCCAAAGTTGCTTGAAGCTGCTGCTGATGCCATTGCAAAATTTCTAAAAGTATGTCTTCTAAAACTTGAAGATATTCCGCAATCAAAATTTTACagtgttttgttttataatagCTAGATTAATGTCTGATGGGCAGAGCGACAGCCACAACCTGAAGTATCTCGGTATCGATGCTCTTACTCGACTAATAAAGATAAACCCAGAAATAGCTGAGCAACATCAACTGGCTGTAATTGATTGCTTAGAGGTAATATATGATTCTATGCGAATGAATGGTTTctgatttaatttcaattacAAAAAATGTAGTACTTCTTTTGTGTGAAGTAAGACTCACATGCCTCTAGCAGTCTGATATGACTCAAAATTGCTGTCATAAGCATACCAGGACGTCACATATACATAAAGGCTATGAAGTTAGAATTTGCTTGCATATACGATAATTAAGTTGCATTTTAGATTATAGGCATTAAAACTTGAAATCTGAATCCGTCAAGCATATGGAGTTTAGATGGACTGGATAATTATGTTGGGGTGTTAGTGTCAAGTAAGAGTCAACTCAGTCAAGGACTCAAGAGAAATGATATCAGTATCACTGAATTGAAGTCCAAGGTACTTGACAAAGGATAAAGAACTGAAATATTTACCTTCGAATATGTCAGGCCAGATTTGTTACTTAGAGTGCTAGTTTTTGGTTTGGCTAGTTTAGTTATTCTTTATTTgtgattttatattattttaggtAAAAAGTTACTATTGCATGTTTACTTATGGAGTTTGGCTTAATCTGGTAATGGCTTCTTATGATTAAGCTACTCTTTCTTTTTCCGCTTCAGAAAATTTACTCTGTATTGTGCAGGACCCAGATGATACCTTAAAGCGAAAGACATTTGACCTGCTCTACAAAATGACCAACTCATCGAATGTAGAAGTAATTGTGGACCGTATGATTGAGTATATGATAAGCATTAATGATAGTCATTACAAAACTGAAATAGCTTCAAGATGTGTTGAACTTGCCGAACAATTTGCTCCAAACAACCAATGGTTCATACAGGTTCTCATGGATTTGTTATTTTGAATCAGTTGTCTTAAATGTTACCTTTATATTTGatgagttttttattttatgtttttctcATTTTCCAGACCATGAATAAAGTATTTGAGCATGCAGCGGACCTGGTGAATGCTAAAGTTGCACATAATTTGATGAAATTGATTGCAGAGGGATTTGGAGAGGATGATGATACTGCAGATAGTCAGCTTAGATCATCTGCTGTATGTTTTTTTTGCATCTAAATTTGGATATCTATAATTCTTGGTCTCACTTCACCTAATTATCAGTTAACTATCTTCTGAAATCATTAGTTGGTCGATGAAATCTTCCGTGTGTGATAAGCTAGCTGTTAGTTTTACTCTGCATCGTGTTGCTCTAAACCTCGTTTTGTTGGCAAAGAGAATGAAGACATCCTTTGAGAAAGACAACTTTTGTAAAGTCCCTCAGGAAACCATAAGTAGCTTTGTTGGCAGTAATCAGTACAAATATTTTTTACTAGCTTACTTTGTCTTGTGTCACTTTTATGTGAATTGGGGGATAGGTTGAATAGCTAAATATATTCACTTTGTTGAGAAAGTTAGAACTCTCAAATCTCAATGGGCAAGCATGCATCTTATCTTTCCTTTAGTTTTCAGGCCACTGTCCTCCTGTCTCGTGAAGAAATCAAAGCCTTTCCTATAATCTTAAGAAACTTAATGTCCAATCTTATTAGAATTGAGGAAGGTTACATTTCCCAAAAGAACCGAATGTGGGGGCGTAATAAAGAATTGAAGCAGGATGCTTATAGGTGAAAGTGGAACTTAACTCAGTGCTAGACAGAACTGCTTAATGGGTTAGATGCTGTACTCGTAGCCCTATTAGACTCTACTACCCTATCTGGTCTAGATGAAGATGGTACTCTATATCTGTGAGATTTTGATAacccttttttttttggtttctgGAAGAGGGACAGTGTCaatgatatatttttattagttgGTAATAGTGGACAAATATAATTGGGACTCTTTGGATGTTAATTTGATCAGCTCTAATGCATTTAAGCCAGTTATGACATGTTTTTTAGGGCTTTCGGGCCATCAGGCATCAGGGTATGAGAAGTTCATATGTTTCTCGTTTTAGATATCTGCAGAAGAAGGGCCAGCTTGTTATCCTTGACTTAACTAGTCTACTTTTGTTTTCATGGGTGTTGTTTATGCCACCTTttcaattttgatattttctcAATAAATCATTGCAAAATACAGCCTCTCTGCTTACTTTTATCTCCTGAAGTCAAATTTGATGACTAAGTAATGTTTCTGCTCATCTAGCATATCTCATCAGAATCTGCTATCATCCATTGAATGCAGGTGGAGTCTTACCTTCGAATTATGGGAGAGCCAAAACTACCTTCTGCTTTTCTTCAAGTATGTTACTGAACACCCAAGAGTCCTTTTATCGTATTCACCCCCCCACATCCCCAGGTCTGAAATGGAAGCTTGCCATCCAAGCTTGCTCACCTTTCACCATGCTTTCTGTAATGCTGCAGGTAATTTGTTGGGTCTTAGGAGAATATGGGATTGCAGATGGTAAATATTCTGCCTCATACATCATTGGGAAGTTGTGTGATGTTGCAGAGGCACACCCTGATGATGATACAGTGAAGGTAGGTATTTAGTATGACAAATTGTGCTATATCATGTGCAGTACATTTACAAGTCGAGCATTGTTCCAGTGCTGTATATGGTACATATTTTTGGTATCACAACTTGCTGTCTGTTCATGTCTCTCGGAACTCTGGAAACTGAAAACATTGTGCATTTATAATAATTTGTAAACTCTTAACGCCCCCGTCCCGTTGCTTTATAGTCTATAGAACCCATCTATCGGCAGCATATAATATATACAATGAATAACCTCTTTGTTGCCTGTTAAAAGCAAGTAACTATTAGTTTACGAATAAATTTAGAGCTTTATTTTGGATAGAATATGAAGCAACTGAAACTGAAGAATCCAGTTTGTATGATTGGTGAGAATAAGAGTTATATTTAAGGTTAGCAAGTGATTTGAATTCCTTGCCCATACCCTAATGCAAACTGATCACCCATAAAAGTTGTGCTTCAAATAGCATGACAATACTGTGATAGCTGGTAAACAGTAAACTTATTTACTGTGATAGCTGGTAAATAGTAAACTTATTTACTGTTAGTGTGTGTTCTGTGCTCTTGCAAAGTGGACGGTGACCCCATGAATTTTATTCAGGGGGGTATCATTGCTAactctaaaaataaaatgacaaattGATAACAAATTTCATTGTCTTAGTGTCAGCTTAAGTTCATTTCAAGATTGAAAATCAATACTTTAACAGATAATCCAATAACATTGTCAAGTAAATAGAATTCTTTGCATTTAAAATCTGTTGTGTGCTGTAACATTGTTGTGTGCCACTGCCACCTTAATGTTCAGTTCAACAGaatgtaaattttgaattttccgTGCTTAAAAAATGTCATAACATGGTGATTTTTGAATTGTGTTTGTTGAATTTGTTTAAAGTTTTGGGTTATGCTTTTCTGATAGATTTCAGTAATAACCTCTTGTGTAGTACTAGATAATTTGTTTTGAATTACAGGGGAACAACTAATAGATTTTTGAGCAATAAGAAAAGAATATAAGAACTTTTGAATGACTCACCACTCACCAGATGGTCATATCTCAAGCATTTGAAGCAACTATTATgatgaataatttatttaatgaaaGAGGTTTTTAGACAAGCGAACTGCCAACATGCCCCATCCTAGTTACCCTGCATATTTAATTGGCTCCATATCACGACTCcattattttcttattattacACTAACTTGATAAAATGACCCTCATGTGTAATATCTACTATCCTGCTTGTTTGAAGGCATATGCAGTGACAGGAATAATGAAGATATATTCATTTGAAATAGCATCTGGGAAGCCCGTGGACTTACTGCCCGAGGTAAACATTCTGGGTTTTGTATGATGGTGTTGATGTCTTAACTATGTCTTGAGAATATCCATTACTGCTAGAATTTATAATACCCATATCTAGTGCTATTGTTGGTGGTATGCAATTTTAGATGTTTGTTATATGCACTTGCTATTTCATAATCATATCTTTGCTGTACGTAACTTTTTGTGAGTGGTTTGCACGAGGATTCCGACTAGTTCTGGATTTTTTCTTCTATGTTAGTTTTATCCTTTTTGCTACGATATGGAAAGATTTTCATATTTGTAAATTCTTACTTTCTACAGTGCCAATCACTGATTGAAGAAATGTTGGCATCTCACTCAACAGACCTTCAACAACGTGCATATGAGCTTCAATCCATCTTCACTTTAGATGCTCAAGCTGTCAAGAAAATAATGCCTATGGATTCAACATGTGATGACATTGAGGTTACATTTTCTTTCACATTCAAGTACTATTAGTTTGTGCATCCTATCCTTACTGCTGGCTGAATACATTTCCACCAACTAGCACTTTTTTGCCTGCACCGCGAACTGGGCCAGGGAGCTCTCTTTACTTACAATACAAAACTCATTGTTAGCTTGGCATATAATGAATATGAACTTTTGGAGAGACCCCCCCCCACAATCCTATGGACAATGTTTAAAAACTTGATTGTTTTCAACTACCTTGTCGAAATCTATAAGAAATATGGCATAATATTGCTCGATAGTTGGATGCTGTATCATTTGAAACTTGATAGCAAGTATTTCGATAAATGCTGATGATAATCTTACTGTAGTATGTTTGTTTGGGACTATCCACACCATATGATCCATCTGATATCAAGTTACATATAATAGCTTGTCTGCAGCCTCTGTTGTTGTTTTTGGTTATATTAAGTGTCCGCCAATGCTAATAATGCCTTCAAAATTTCCGCAGATTGACAAAAACCTTTCATTTCTGGATGTTTATGTCCAACAAG
Encoded proteins:
- the LOC121778140 gene encoding AP-4 complex subunit epsilon-like is translated as MGSQGGFGQSKEFLDLIKSIGESRSKAEEDRIVLREVETLKVRLNDPNTPKYKLKEYIIRLLYVEMLGHDASFGYIHAVKMTHDENLLLKRTGYLAVTLFLNEDHDLIILIVNTIQKDLKSDNFLVVCAALNAVCRLINEETIPAVLPQVVDLLGHQKEAVRKKAVMALHRFSQKAPGSVSHLVSNFRKKLCDNDPGVMGAALCPLFDLINADVDKYKDLAVSFVNILKQVAERRLPKSYDYHQMPAPFIQIKLLKILSLLGTGDKKASEQMYTIVGDIMRKCDSTSNIGNAILYESICCVSSLYPNPKLLEAAADAIAKFLKSDSHNLKYLGIDALTRLIKINPEIAEQHQLAVIDCLEDPDDTLKRKTFDLLYKMTNSSNVEVIVDRMIEYMISINDSHYKTEIASRCVELAEQFAPNNQWFIQTMNKVFEHAADLVNAKVAHNLMKLIAEGFGEDDDTADSQLRSSAVESYLRIMGEPKLPSAFLQVICWVLGEYGIADGKYSASYIIGKLCDVAEAHPDDDTVKAYAVTGIMKIYSFEIASGKPVDLLPECQSLIEEMLASHSTDLQQRAYELQSIFTLDAQAVKKIMPMDSTCDDIEIDKNLSFLDVYVQQAIENGAQPYIPESERLGISTVSDFRGHDEHELSTHALRFEAYELPKPSLPHNIPPVLASSTELVPVEPSYVIDSLHPTSAPSASDAGSSELKLRLDGVQKKWGRPTYSSPAPSSSSNDLVKVQNETPRPDSASSSKPKTRDMSYDSRKQQNEIPPEKQKLAASLFGGSSKSEGRQPPSQKNSKTQNHTSDKSRSSKASAPDTAVKPSQPPPDLLDLGEPSIASSVPSVDPFKQFEGLFDFTQETTPASTGGVDGACKDSDFTSLFADMSLSAQSHIDPNPESNGLGGSKAEPSSPQLNKGPNLKEALEKDALVRQVGVTPSGQNPNLFKDLLG